A stretch of the Verrucomicrobiia bacterium genome encodes the following:
- a CDS encoding 3-deoxy-D-manno-octulosonic acid transferase, whose translation MKRALYNLLLNAGFVVTAPFYFLKMYRRGNWVAGFGQRFGQYDGRLKQALTNRRILWIHAVSVGEVAVCARLVTALESRLPIHKFVVSTTTSTGMGELQRRLPAHVSRIYYPIDRRKHVQRALGAIHPEAMIFVEAEIWPNMIWGLQRRGLPYFLVNARISNRSYRRYRLAGFLFRELFAGFAGVGVQNELDAERLRHLGVRPDALHVAGSLKFAEAPPTVGPRLDVAGLLAMVGVDPAAPVLVGGSTHPGEEAILAGITRRLRDRFPNLFLILVPRHHERGAEVGRELESLGLRFAYRSELRPGIRKAPGTVECLLVNTTGELRFFYERADVVFVGKSLTVGGGQNPVEPAALGKAVVFGPHMGNFPQVVPQFLAQDGAVSVADAAALEQVLGELLADPDRRATLGENARKVVRNNLGALEKTVEMIVRGLDEASRQR comes from the coding sequence GTGAAGCGCGCCCTGTACAATCTCCTGCTGAACGCCGGTTTCGTCGTCACCGCCCCGTTCTACTTCCTCAAGATGTATCGGCGCGGCAACTGGGTCGCCGGCTTTGGACAGCGCTTTGGACAGTACGACGGCCGCCTCAAGCAGGCCCTGACCAACCGGCGCATTCTCTGGATCCATGCCGTCAGCGTCGGGGAGGTCGCGGTCTGTGCCCGCCTCGTGACGGCCCTCGAATCCCGCCTGCCCATCCACAAGTTCGTGGTGTCCACCACCACATCCACCGGCATGGGAGAACTCCAGCGGCGCCTGCCCGCCCATGTCTCAAGAATCTACTACCCGATTGACCGGAGGAAGCACGTCCAGCGCGCCCTGGGCGCCATACATCCCGAGGCCATGATTTTCGTGGAGGCGGAAATCTGGCCCAACATGATCTGGGGGCTTCAACGCCGGGGCCTGCCCTATTTCCTGGTCAACGCGCGGATCTCCAACCGCTCCTACCGGCGGTACCGCCTCGCCGGATTCCTGTTCCGCGAACTGTTCGCCGGGTTTGCCGGGGTGGGTGTGCAGAACGAGTTGGACGCCGAACGTCTGCGCCATCTGGGGGTCCGTCCCGATGCCCTGCATGTCGCGGGGAGCCTCAAATTCGCCGAGGCCCCCCCAACGGTTGGACCGAGGCTGGACGTTGCGGGTTTGCTGGCAATGGTTGGCGTGGACCCCGCCGCCCCGGTACTGGTCGGAGGCAGCACGCATCCTGGAGAGGAGGCGATTCTGGCAGGCATCACCCGGAGGCTCCGTGACCGGTTCCCAAACCTGTTCCTGATCCTGGTCCCGCGACATCACGAGCGCGGCGCCGAGGTGGGACGCGAACTGGAGTCCCTGGGCCTCCGGTTCGCCTACCGAAGCGAGCTGCGCCCCGGGATCCGAAAGGCCCCCGGCACGGTCGAATGCCTCCTCGTGAACACCACCGGCGAACTGCGCTTCTTCTACGAACGGGCGGATGTCGTTTTTGTCGGCAAGTCCCTGACCGTTGGAGGCGGCCAGAATCCTGTCGAGCCCGCCGCGCTGGGAAAGGCGGTCGTGTTCGGTCCGCACATGGGCAACTTCCCGCAGGTGGTTCCCCAGTTCCTTGCGCAGGACGGTGCGGTTTCCGTGGCGGACGCCGCAGCGCTGGAACAGGTCCTCGGGGAACTCCTCGCCGATCCGGACCGCCGGGCGACCCTTGGCGAAAATGCCCGGAAGGTGGTGCGCAACAACCTGGGCGCCCTCGAGAAGACCGTGGAGATGATTGTCCGGGGGCTGGACGAGGCATCCCGGCAACGCTGA